One Bradyrhizobium sp. ISRA464 genomic window carries:
- a CDS encoding Tex family protein produces the protein MAKIHHQIAQELGVRDEQVEAAVTLLDGGATVPFIARYRKELTGALDDAQLRTLEERLTYLRELEERRTAVLNSIREQGKLDAALEAQIMAADSKGRLEDIYLPYKPKRRTKAEIAKEAGLEPLADLLLAHPESDPNEAAAPFVDAEKQVADAAAALEGARAILVERFAEDADLIGALREEMWSNGVMASTVRDGKKTEGEKFKDYFDFSEPLPKLPSHRILALFRGEKEEILDLQIKPEAQAPAAGVPSAYELKIMHRFGVSNQGRKGDKWLAETVRWAWRTKIQIHLNIDLRMRLWTAAETEAVRVFASNLRDLLLAAPAGARATMGLDPGYRTGVKVAVVDATGKVLATTAIFPHEPQRRWDEALAILGKLAIEHGVELIAIGNGTASRETDKLATELVKRLPERKMTKIVVSEAGASVYSASAFASQELPELDVTMRGAVSIARRLQDPLAELVKIDPKAIGVGQYQHDLGEAKLARSLDAVVEDCVNAVGVDANTASVPLLARVSGIGQGLAQSIVQHRDANGPFKSRKALKDVPRLGPKAFEQCAGFLRINNGEDPLDTSGVHPESYPVVRRILEATKSDIKALIGNADVVRQLKPQAFVDDTFGLPTVTDILRELEKPGRDPRPAFKAAVFKEGVEEVKDLKKGMILEGTVTNVAAFGAFVDIGVHQDGLVHISAMSRNFIKDPREVVKPGDIVKVKVLDVEVARKRIALTLRLDDEIGPKKDTGGSSRDFSRGKMSSSAPRRPQEQSGGGALAEALRRAAEKSGRGKPT, from the coding sequence GTGGCCAAAATTCATCATCAGATTGCGCAGGAGCTGGGGGTTCGCGACGAGCAGGTCGAGGCGGCGGTGACGCTGCTCGACGGTGGCGCCACGGTGCCGTTCATCGCGCGATACCGCAAGGAGCTCACCGGCGCGCTCGACGACGCACAGCTGCGCACGCTGGAAGAGCGCCTGACTTACTTGCGCGAGCTCGAGGAGCGCCGCACCGCGGTGCTCAATTCGATTCGCGAGCAGGGCAAGCTCGATGCGGCCCTCGAAGCCCAGATCATGGCCGCCGACAGCAAGGGCCGCCTCGAGGACATCTACCTGCCGTACAAGCCGAAGCGCCGCACCAAGGCCGAGATCGCCAAGGAGGCGGGGCTCGAGCCGCTCGCCGACCTGCTGCTGGCGCACCCCGAGAGCGACCCGAACGAGGCCGCCGCACCCTTCGTCGATGCCGAGAAGCAGGTCGCCGATGCCGCCGCCGCGCTCGAAGGCGCGCGCGCGATCCTGGTCGAGCGCTTTGCCGAGGATGCCGATTTGATCGGCGCGCTCCGCGAGGAGATGTGGTCGAACGGCGTGATGGCCTCCACCGTGCGCGACGGCAAGAAGACCGAGGGCGAGAAGTTCAAGGACTATTTCGACTTCAGCGAGCCGCTGCCGAAGCTGCCGTCGCACCGCATCCTGGCGCTGTTTCGCGGCGAGAAGGAAGAGATCCTCGACCTTCAGATCAAGCCGGAGGCGCAGGCCCCCGCGGCCGGCGTGCCCAGCGCCTACGAATTGAAGATCATGCACCGCTTCGGCGTCTCCAACCAGGGTCGCAAGGGCGACAAGTGGCTGGCGGAGACCGTGCGCTGGGCCTGGCGCACCAAGATCCAGATCCATCTCAACATCGATCTGCGCATGCGGCTGTGGACCGCGGCCGAGACTGAGGCGGTGCGCGTGTTCGCCTCCAACCTGCGCGACCTCCTGCTGGCGGCGCCGGCCGGCGCACGCGCCACCATGGGGCTCGATCCCGGCTATCGCACCGGCGTCAAGGTCGCGGTGGTCGATGCCACCGGCAAGGTGCTGGCGACGACCGCGATCTTCCCACACGAGCCGCAGCGGCGCTGGGACGAGGCGCTCGCCATTCTCGGCAAGCTTGCGATCGAGCATGGCGTCGAGTTGATCGCGATCGGCAACGGCACCGCCTCGCGCGAGACCGACAAGCTCGCGACCGAATTGGTGAAGCGGCTGCCGGAGCGCAAGATGACCAAGATCGTCGTCTCCGAAGCCGGCGCCTCGGTCTATTCGGCCTCGGCCTTTGCCTCGCAGGAACTGCCGGAGCTCGACGTCACCATGCGCGGCGCGGTCTCAATCGCGCGCCGCCTGCAGGATCCGCTGGCCGAGCTCGTCAAGATCGATCCGAAGGCGATCGGCGTCGGCCAGTATCAGCACGACCTCGGCGAGGCCAAGCTGGCGCGCTCGCTCGATGCCGTGGTGGAAGACTGCGTGAACGCGGTCGGCGTCGATGCCAACACCGCCTCCGTGCCGCTGCTCGCGCGCGTGTCGGGCATCGGCCAGGGGCTGGCGCAGAGCATCGTGCAGCACCGCGACGCCAACGGCCCGTTCAAGTCCCGCAAGGCGCTGAAGGACGTGCCGCGGCTCGGGCCGAAGGCGTTCGAGCAATGCGCGGGCTTCCTGCGCATCAACAATGGCGAGGACCCGCTCGATACGTCGGGCGTGCATCCGGAATCCTATCCGGTGGTCCGGCGCATCCTGGAAGCAACCAAGAGCGACATCAAGGCGCTGATCGGCAACGCCGACGTCGTGCGCCAGCTCAAGCCGCAGGCCTTCGTCGACGACACGTTTGGTCTTCCGACCGTCACCGACATCCTGCGCGAACTGGAAAAGCCCGGCCGCGATCCGCGTCCGGCGTTCAAGGCCGCGGTGTTCAAGGAAGGCGTCGAGGAGGTCAAGGACCTCAAGAAGGGCATGATCCTCGAGGGCACGGTGACCAACGTTGCGGCGTTCGGCGCCTTCGTCGATATCGGCGTGCACCAGGACGGCCTCGTGCACATCTCGGCGATGTCCAGGAACTTCATCAAGGACCCGCGCGAGGTGGTGAAGCCGGGCGACATCGTCAAGGTGAAGGTGCTGGACGTCGAGGTCGCGCGCAAGCGCATCGCATTGACGCTGCGCCTCGACGACGAGATCGGACCGAAGAAGGACACCGGCGGATCGTCGCGCGATTTTTCGCGCGGCAAGATGTCGTCATCGGCGCCGCGCCGACCGCAGGAGCAGTCCGGCGGTGGTGCGCTCGCCGAAGCCCTGCGCCGCGCCGCCGAGAAGAGCGGGCGCGGCAAGCCGACCTGA
- a CDS encoding IS91 family transposase translates to MSRPALEVADIFRSHGLAWRQAHAGHISLDQMKVMSAIERCRTAALGGHVARCADCAYTTIAYNSCRNRHCPKCQGAAAKDWLADREAELLPVPYYHVVFTLPAAIADIAYQNKAVVYDLLFKVSAETMLTIAADPKHLGGRIGVTSVLHTWGSALTHHPHVHMIVPGGGISSDGQRWVSCRPGFFLSVRVLSRLFRRLFLEKLVAAHQAGRLSFFGDHAHLAEAQSFATHLAPLRTAEWVVYSKRPFGGPEAVPAYLSRYTHRVAIANSRLIACDEGGVTFKWKDYRIEGRDRYKQMTLATDEFIRRFLIHVLPKGLHRIRHYGLFAKGACAANVARARELLAAAKPEGQPTADPSKPSCPCCGGCMIVIEVFARGATPRHRPTAPMNRIRIDTS, encoded by the coding sequence ATGTCGCGCCCGGCTTTGGAGGTTGCGGATATCTTCCGCAGCCATGGCCTAGCATGGCGTCAAGCCCATGCCGGTCATATCAGCCTCGACCAGATGAAGGTGATGTCGGCGATCGAGCGCTGCCGCACGGCGGCCCTCGGGGGCCACGTCGCGCGCTGCGCGGACTGCGCTTATACCACGATCGCCTACAACTCCTGCCGCAACCGGCACTGCCCGAAGTGCCAGGGCGCCGCCGCGAAGGACTGGCTTGCCGACCGCGAGGCCGAGCTGTTGCCGGTGCCGTACTATCACGTCGTGTTCACGCTGCCGGCGGCCATCGCCGACATCGCCTACCAGAACAAGGCCGTGGTCTACGATCTGCTGTTCAAGGTCTCGGCCGAGACCATGCTGACGATCGCCGCCGATCCGAAGCATCTGGGTGGGCGGATCGGCGTCACCTCCGTGCTGCACACCTGGGGTTCGGCGCTGACCCATCACCCCCACGTGCACATGATCGTGCCGGGCGGCGGCATCTCGTCCGACGGCCAGCGCTGGGTGTCGTGCCGGCCGGGCTTCTTCCTGTCCGTGCGCGTGCTCTCCCGCCTGTTCCGGCGACTGTTCCTGGAGAAGCTTGTCGCCGCCCACCAAGCCGGCCGCCTCAGCTTCTTCGGCGACCACGCCCATCTCGCCGAGGCGCAATCCTTCGCGACTCATCTCGCCCCGCTGCGCACGGCCGAGTGGGTCGTCTATTCAAAGCGGCCGTTCGGCGGCCCTGAGGCGGTGCCGGCCTATCTGTCGCGCTACACCCATCGCGTGGCCATCGCCAACAGCCGATTGATCGCCTGCGACGAGGGCGGCGTCACCTTCAAGTGGAAGGACTACCGCATCGAGGGCCGCGATCGATACAAGCAGATGACGCTCGCCACAGATGAGTTCATCCGCCGCTTCCTCATCCACGTGCTGCCAAAAGGCTTGCATCGCATCCGCCACTACGGCCTGTTCGCCAAAGGCGCTTGTGCCGCCAACGTCGCACGCGCCCGTGAGCTGCTCGCCGCTGCAAAACCTGAAGGCCAGCCTACCGCCGATCCCAGCAAGCCGAGCTGTCCATGCTGTGGCGGCTGCATGATCGTCATCGAGGTTTTCGCGCGCGGTGCAACGCCGCGGCATCGGCCGACAGCTCCAATGAACCGCATCAGGATCGACACCTCATGA
- a CDS encoding tyrosine-type recombinase/integrase — MTKQAISPLRQRMIEDMAIRKFAPKTQHDYVQRVKDFAVFLGRSPDLAQSEDVRGFRLHLASNGAGAPKINATVSALRFFFNVTLDRPELAKHLSFMHEPRKVPVVLSPEEVARFLEAAPSIKYKAALSVAYGAGLRVSEVVALKVSDIDSERMMLRVEQGKGRKDRHAMLSPVLLELLRDWYRISRPQGWLFPGLKPASPMTTRQLTRACHAAAHMAEIAKRVTPHTLRHSFATHLLEQNIDIRVIQVLLGHAKLETTALYTRVATNTIREVMSPLDHLTPLRAKRDEPPA; from the coding sequence ATGACCAAGCAGGCCATCAGTCCGTTGCGCCAGCGCATGATCGAAGACATGGCGATCCGCAAGTTCGCGCCCAAGACCCAACACGACTACGTGCAAAGGGTCAAGGACTTCGCGGTATTCCTCGGCCGCTCGCCCGACCTGGCCCAGTCGGAGGACGTGCGCGGCTTTCGGCTGCATCTGGCGTCGAACGGCGCCGGCGCGCCAAAGATCAACGCCACCGTCTCGGCGCTGCGGTTCTTCTTCAATGTGACGCTCGATCGGCCCGAGCTTGCCAAGCACCTGTCGTTCATGCACGAGCCACGCAAGGTTCCGGTTGTTCTCAGCCCGGAAGAGGTTGCGCGCTTTCTGGAGGCGGCGCCGAGCATCAAATACAAGGCGGCGCTCAGTGTCGCTTACGGTGCAGGGTTGCGTGTCTCTGAGGTCGTCGCGTTGAAGGTATCCGACATCGATTCCGAACGCATGATGCTGCGCGTCGAGCAGGGCAAAGGCCGCAAGGATCGCCACGCGATGCTTTCCCCTGTGCTGCTCGAACTTCTGCGCGATTGGTACCGCATTTCCCGCCCGCAGGGCTGGCTGTTTCCGGGACTGAAGCCGGCCAGCCCGATGACGACGCGCCAGCTCACGCGCGCCTGCCACGCGGCGGCCCACATGGCCGAGATCGCCAAGCGGGTGACGCCGCACACCCTGCGCCACAGCTTCGCGACCCACCTGCTCGAGCAGAACATTGATATTCGGGTGATCCAGGTCCTGTTGGGCCACGCCAAGCTCGAGACCACGGCGCTCTATACCCGCGTCGCCACCAACACCATCCGCGAGGTCATGAGCCCGCTGGATCACCTCACCCCGCTCCGCGCCAAGCGAGACGAGCCGCCTGCCTGA
- a CDS encoding response regulator transcription factor, which yields MPGAHRRILVVEDDPETAGQLVEQLTTSGYDVDLAANGGEALNQGAARDYAVITIDRMLPDIDGIAVMRQMRDDGIVVPFLIISALGEVDDRVRGLRAGGDDYLVKPFSFVELLARLEALGRRSETIAKETILRVDDLAVDLISRTASRRNRRIPLLPKEFQLLEYLVRNEGRVVSRAMLLQHVWDLHFDPSTNIIDVYVGRVRRKVDDQQAYPLIHTIRGIGYCLRAPG from the coding sequence ATGCCCGGAGCTCACCGCCGTATTCTCGTCGTCGAGGATGATCCGGAGACTGCGGGTCAACTCGTCGAGCAACTCACCACCAGCGGCTATGATGTCGATCTGGCCGCGAACGGCGGCGAGGCGCTGAACCAGGGCGCGGCGCGCGATTATGCCGTGATCACGATCGATCGCATGCTTCCGGATATCGACGGCATCGCGGTCATGCGTCAGATGCGTGACGACGGGATCGTGGTGCCCTTCCTGATCATCAGCGCGCTCGGCGAGGTGGACGACCGCGTGCGGGGCTTGCGCGCCGGCGGCGACGACTATCTGGTCAAGCCGTTCTCCTTCGTCGAGTTGCTGGCGCGCCTGGAGGCGCTGGGCCGGCGCAGCGAGACCATCGCCAAGGAGACAATCCTGCGGGTCGACGATCTCGCGGTCGATCTGATCTCGCGGACAGCGAGCCGTCGCAACCGGAGGATCCCGCTGCTGCCGAAGGAGTTCCAGCTGCTTGAATATCTCGTGCGCAACGAGGGCCGCGTGGTGTCCCGCGCCATGCTGCTGCAGCATGTGTGGGATCTGCATTTCGACCCCTCGACGAACATCATCGATGTCTATGTCGGCCGGGTGCGGCGCAAGGTCGACGACCAGCAAGCCTATCCGCTGATCCATACGATCCGCGGCATCGGGTACTGCCTCCGTGCTCCTGGCTAA
- a CDS encoding HAMP domain-containing sensor histidine kinase: MLLAKTLRSSTFRLALMAIGAFGLIVCAIFAYVYWSTVSYVRSRSDRAIMTEQANLHDAYARSGRDGLVALIGQRIADKSFADHVYLLVDHASAVLAGNLARWPVDAADQGWAEFRAPARSPASVAPLVRGVTETLPNGDRLLVGRDIGDLDGFTAQIRAAGIAVVVLIVVLAAVASIGVTRRTVGRIESINATSRAIMLSGLDQRIPLHGSHDEWDRVAENLNQMLDRIQTLMGEVKQASDNIAHDLRTPLTRMRGRLEKAYHCPRNGENDAALIGDTIADLDTVLAMFASITRISEIETRARKDAFRIVNLVEIAGEVVELYDAAAERDTTRLELAGDAEVPMTGDRDLLFDAIANLVDNAIKHGRAGGRVTVTCRNGESGAVISVADDGSGIPADQHDHVFKRFYRLEQSRYTPGNGLGLSLVAAVASLHGATIELRDNSPGLLVVLCFPAAAVA; the protein is encoded by the coding sequence GTGCTCCTGGCTAAGACCCTCAGGTCATCGACGTTCCGTCTGGCATTGATGGCCATCGGGGCCTTCGGTCTGATCGTCTGCGCGATCTTCGCCTATGTCTACTGGTCGACGGTCTCCTATGTGCGCAGCCGGTCCGATCGCGCGATCATGACCGAGCAGGCGAACCTCCATGACGCCTATGCGCGGTCCGGACGCGACGGTCTGGTCGCGCTGATCGGACAGCGCATCGCCGACAAGAGCTTTGCCGATCACGTCTACCTCCTCGTCGACCATGCATCGGCGGTGCTCGCCGGAAACCTCGCGCGCTGGCCGGTGGACGCCGCAGATCAGGGCTGGGCCGAGTTTCGCGCGCCGGCGCGGTCGCCCGCCTCGGTGGCCCCGCTGGTGCGGGGCGTGACCGAGACCCTGCCGAACGGCGATCGGCTGCTGGTCGGTCGCGACATCGGCGATCTCGACGGCTTCACCGCGCAGATCAGGGCGGCCGGTATCGCTGTCGTCGTGCTGATTGTCGTGCTGGCGGCCGTCGCCAGCATCGGGGTCACGCGGCGGACGGTCGGCCGGATCGAGTCGATCAATGCGACCAGCCGCGCCATCATGCTCTCCGGTCTCGACCAGCGCATCCCGCTCCACGGCAGTCATGACGAATGGGACCGCGTCGCCGAAAATCTTAATCAGATGCTCGACCGCATCCAGACCTTGATGGGCGAGGTGAAGCAGGCCAGCGACAACATCGCGCATGATCTGCGCACGCCGCTGACGCGCATGCGCGGACGGCTCGAGAAGGCCTATCATTGTCCACGCAACGGCGAGAACGATGCGGCGCTGATCGGCGACACCATTGCCGATCTCGATACCGTGCTTGCGATGTTCGCGTCCATCACGCGGATTTCGGAGATCGAGACACGCGCCCGCAAGGACGCCTTTCGCATCGTCAATCTCGTTGAGATCGCAGGCGAGGTGGTCGAGCTCTACGATGCCGCGGCCGAGCGGGACACGACCCGCCTCGAGCTGGCCGGCGACGCCGAGGTGCCGATGACCGGCGATCGCGACCTCCTGTTCGATGCGATCGCCAATCTCGTGGACAATGCCATCAAGCACGGTCGCGCCGGGGGGCGGGTGACCGTGACCTGCCGCAACGGCGAGAGCGGCGCGGTGATCTCCGTCGCCGACGACGGTTCCGGCATTCCCGCCGACCAGCACGATCACGTCTTCAAGCGCTTCTATCGGCTCGAGCAGAGCCGCTACACGCCGGGAAACGGCCTGGGCCTCAGCCTTGTCGCGGCCGTCGCCAGCCTGCACGGTGCGACGATCGAGCTGCGCGACAATTCGCCGGGCCTGTTGGTCGTACTCTGCTTCCCCGCGGCAGCGGTAGCGTAG
- a CDS encoding LuxR C-terminal-related transcriptional regulator: MSSESAPEIVISLEIDDPVLADRLATLLGGVAGLRLATPGEPVAAAIVSRDQDRAGSPGDFELTPRELDVLALLAEGASNKMIAKRLGISVHTAKFHVGSLLDKLDATGRTDAVAHAARRGVINL, encoded by the coding sequence GTGAGCAGTGAGAGTGCACCTGAAATCGTGATCTCGCTCGAGATCGACGATCCCGTCCTTGCAGACCGGCTGGCGACGCTGCTTGGCGGCGTCGCCGGCCTGCGGCTCGCAACGCCCGGCGAACCGGTCGCGGCAGCGATCGTCTCCCGCGATCAGGACAGGGCGGGATCGCCCGGCGACTTCGAGCTGACGCCGCGCGAACTCGACGTGCTGGCGCTGCTCGCCGAGGGCGCCTCGAACAAGATGATCGCAAAGCGCCTCGGCATCTCCGTCCACACCGCCAAGTTTCACGTCGGCTCCCTGCTCGACAAGCTCGACGCCACCGGTCGCACCGACGCGGTCGCGCATGCCGCAAGGCGTGGGGTGATCAATCTGTGA
- a CDS encoding S1C family serine protease, giving the protein MTDPTTLSSLSSALSETIARTAPAIVSVHSHRLRASGFVWKSGLVITADEALADDGEIEIQLSDGSRRQATIAGRDHTTDIALLRFDADVAPVKLSATVPALGSLAVVVAADRGAPTARLGMVSLSGPAWRSLRGGDIDARIELDVRLRHSQQGGLALNASGEPFGMAVLGPRRVLTIPAATIERVAPQLESSGRIARGYLGLGLQPVRVDDGIGAMVMSVDKNGPSAAAGIRQGDVIIAVNDERLSGVRALLRTLGPQSVGRVVDLTVRRGGEPLHVRVTIGERPET; this is encoded by the coding sequence ATGACCGACCCGACCACCCTCTCCTCACTGTCATCTGCCCTTTCGGAGACCATCGCGCGCACCGCACCCGCCATCGTCTCCGTGCATTCGCACCGTCTGCGGGCGTCCGGCTTCGTCTGGAAGTCGGGTCTCGTCATCACCGCCGACGAGGCACTGGCCGACGACGGCGAGATCGAGATCCAGCTTTCCGACGGCAGCCGGCGGCAGGCGACCATCGCCGGACGCGACCACACCACCGACATCGCGCTGCTGCGGTTCGATGCCGACGTCGCGCCGGTCAAGCTGTCGGCCACTGTTCCCGCGCTGGGATCGCTCGCGGTGGTCGTCGCGGCGGACCGTGGCGCGCCGACCGCGCGGCTCGGCATGGTCTCGCTGTCAGGCCCGGCCTGGCGCAGCCTGCGCGGCGGCGACATCGACGCGCGGATCGAGCTGGACGTCCGGCTGCGGCACAGCCAGCAGGGCGGGCTGGCACTGAATGCATCGGGAGAGCCGTTCGGCATGGCCGTGCTGGGTCCCCGCCGCGTGCTGACGATTCCGGCCGCGACCATCGAGCGTGTCGCACCGCAGCTCGAGAGCTCTGGCCGCATCGCGCGCGGATATCTTGGCCTCGGCCTGCAGCCGGTCCGTGTCGACGACGGCATCGGCGCGATGGTGATGAGCGTCGACAAGAACGGCCCCTCGGCGGCCGCCGGCATCCGGCAAGGCGATGTGATCATTGCGGTCAACGATGAGCGGCTGTCCGGCGTGCGGGCGCTGCTGCGAACCCTGGGGCCGCAGAGCGTCGGCAGGGTCGTCGACCTCACCGTCCGTCGCGGCGGCGAGCCGCTGCATGTCAGGGTGACGATCGGCGAGAGGCCGGAGACGTGA
- a CDS encoding AraC family transcriptional regulator, whose protein sequence is MIAASNEVSARARLKDFARVATTRVDDAAEAIGRIFCPHDLTPVDRSEGDFFAFHNCAGFDGFSVNYVAYGGSVSINPGCLDRFFLLQVPLHGSAAIRTAAREVMTGPAFCASLLSPTIATDMTWRSDCAQLILLLDRKLVEHRAAALGGVAVRPVEFDPDVALTGPLGHAIAARIEHLVALADQLGPHKTLPGLAAAEWREALLNALLNGQPHSLRSAIDVFNGRAETQPAPLKRARAYLETRATEPLDLVELADVAGTGIRALQLGFRRHFGTTVSEMLLDIRLAQLNARLKTARPGERIVDIAFDLGFTHLSRMASAYRAKFGESPKATLHRLS, encoded by the coding sequence GTGATTGCGGCGAGCAACGAGGTTTCGGCAAGGGCAAGGCTGAAGGATTTCGCGCGGGTCGCGACGACGCGCGTCGACGACGCTGCCGAGGCGATCGGACGCATCTTCTGTCCGCACGATCTGACGCCGGTCGATCGCTCCGAAGGAGATTTCTTCGCGTTCCACAATTGTGCGGGCTTTGACGGCTTCTCCGTCAACTATGTCGCCTATGGCGGATCGGTGTCGATCAATCCCGGTTGCCTTGACCGCTTCTTCCTGCTGCAGGTGCCGCTGCATGGCTCGGCCGCGATCCGCACCGCGGCACGCGAGGTGATGACGGGACCGGCCTTCTGCGCATCGCTGCTGTCGCCGACCATTGCGACCGACATGACGTGGCGCAGCGATTGCGCCCAGCTCATCCTGCTGCTCGATCGCAAGCTGGTGGAGCATCGCGCCGCAGCGCTTGGCGGCGTGGCTGTACGGCCGGTCGAGTTTGATCCAGATGTCGCGCTGACCGGGCCGCTCGGGCACGCAATCGCCGCGAGGATCGAACATCTGGTCGCGCTGGCCGATCAGCTCGGCCCGCACAAGACGTTGCCCGGATTGGCGGCGGCCGAGTGGCGCGAGGCGTTGCTCAACGCCCTGCTCAACGGCCAGCCGCACAGCCTGCGCTCGGCCATCGATGTCTTCAACGGCCGCGCCGAGACCCAGCCGGCGCCGCTGAAACGGGCGCGCGCCTATCTGGAGACACGCGCGACCGAGCCCCTGGATCTTGTCGAGCTTGCCGACGTCGCGGGCACCGGCATTCGCGCGCTGCAGCTCGGCTTCCGCCGCCACTTCGGCACCACGGTCAGCGAGATGCTGCTCGACATCCGCCTCGCCCAGCTCAACGCGCGCCTGAAGACGGCTCGTCCAGGCGAGCGCATCGTCGATATTGCATTCGACCTCGGCTTCACCCATTTGAGCCGTATGGCAAGCGCCTACCGGGCCAAGTTCGGCGAGAGTCCGAAGGCAACCCTGCACCGGCTGAGCTGA
- a CDS encoding cupin domain-containing protein, protein MGTLEKGITRNGTGYGGKTWNILGQVYYPKAVTDSTFAFETNSDPGQFVPVHIHPTQDEFILVQEGMLDLKLDGVWVQAKAGDLVRMPRGIPHGYFNKSDKPARALFWVSPMQKLEALFDKLHNLQDPAEVVRISAQHEVDFLPPEAND, encoded by the coding sequence ATGGGCACGCTCGAAAAAGGCATCACCCGAAACGGCACCGGCTACGGCGGCAAGACCTGGAATATCCTGGGCCAGGTCTATTATCCCAAGGCGGTCACCGACTCGACCTTCGCGTTCGAAACCAACAGCGATCCCGGCCAGTTCGTGCCGGTGCATATCCACCCAACCCAGGACGAGTTCATCCTGGTGCAGGAGGGCATGCTCGACCTCAAGCTCGATGGGGTCTGGGTGCAGGCCAAGGCCGGCGACCTCGTGCGCATGCCGCGCGGCATTCCGCACGGCTACTTCAACAAGTCGGACAAGCCGGCGCGGGCGCTGTTTTGGGTGTCGCCGATGCAGAAGCTCGAAGCGCTGTTCGACAAGCTGCACAATCTGCAGGACCCCGCCGAGGTGGTGCGCATCTCCGCGCAGCACGAGGTGGATTTCCTGCCGCCGGAAGCCAACGACTAG
- a CDS encoding NAD(P)/FAD-dependent oxidoreductase: MVKQKHVCVIGAGVSGLAAGKAFATRGHKVTIIERSGDLGGVWEPARSYPEVQTQSPKDLYRYTDKAMPESYPEWPKGPQVYAYLSEYARSHGIDGAIRYDTKVEAMNRRADGKPGWRLELRSTDGATGHEDFDFVAVCTGQFNEPQTLSLPGEDGFKAQGGQILHSSQYGDPTLAKGRKVVVLGGSKSATDIAVNAVNSSASEVTIVFREPVWRIPYFVGGLVNFKRILYIRAQEQMFASWGIGPMGRLKHAIAKPFVWANWRGLESMLKMQLKLKQCNMVPKERIEDGVNCSVPIATPGFYPMVADGRIKAVRGTFDHYDGKTIVTSGGQRIAADVAVLAIGYKLGVPFLPEAYRAKLVEPDGQYRLYRLIANPDLPDMGFVGFNSSFCTLLCADLAANWLVRYADGQLARQPSAAEMNDNIAMMLNFRRVERPAAGVYGGLCVAPYHFKHFDELLADIGAKTWRRNPLVEKFTPPDADAYARFLATAPDYKAAA, from the coding sequence ATGGTCAAGCAGAAGCATGTGTGCGTTATCGGTGCCGGCGTGTCGGGGCTCGCCGCAGGCAAGGCGTTCGCCACGCGCGGCCACAAGGTGACCATCATCGAGCGCAGCGGCGATCTCGGCGGGGTCTGGGAGCCGGCGCGCTCCTATCCCGAGGTCCAGACCCAAAGCCCGAAGGACCTCTATCGCTACACCGACAAAGCGATGCCTGAGTCCTATCCGGAGTGGCCGAAGGGACCGCAGGTCTATGCCTATCTCAGCGAATATGCCCGCAGCCACGGGATCGACGGCGCAATCCGCTACGATACGAAGGTGGAGGCGATGAACCGCCGGGCCGACGGCAAACCGGGCTGGAGGCTCGAGCTGCGCTCGACCGACGGCGCCACCGGCCACGAGGATTTCGACTTCGTCGCCGTCTGCACCGGGCAGTTCAACGAGCCGCAGACATTGTCGCTGCCGGGCGAGGACGGCTTCAAGGCGCAGGGCGGCCAGATCCTGCATTCCTCGCAATATGGCGATCCGACCCTCGCGAAGGGACGCAAGGTCGTCGTGCTCGGCGGCTCGAAATCGGCCACCGACATCGCGGTGAACGCGGTCAATTCCAGCGCCAGCGAGGTGACGATCGTGTTTCGCGAGCCGGTCTGGCGGATCCCCTATTTTGTCGGCGGGCTCGTGAACTTCAAGCGCATCCTCTACATCCGCGCGCAGGAGCAGATGTTCGCAAGCTGGGGCATCGGCCCGATGGGCCGGCTCAAGCATGCGATTGCGAAACCATTCGTCTGGGCGAACTGGCGCGGGCTCGAGAGCATGCTGAAGATGCAGCTCAAGCTCAAGCAGTGCAACATGGTGCCCAAGGAGCGGATCGAGGATGGCGTCAACTGCTCGGTGCCGATCGCAACCCCCGGCTTCTATCCGATGGTCGCCGACGGCCGCATCAAGGCGGTGCGCGGCACCTTCGACCATTATGACGGCAAGACCATCGTCACGAGCGGCGGCCAGCGCATCGCGGCCGATGTCGCGGTGCTCGCGATCGGCTACAAGCTCGGCGTGCCGTTCCTGCCGGAGGCCTATCGGGCGAAACTGGTCGAGCCCGACGGGCAGTACCGGCTGTATCGCCTGATCGCCAATCCCGATCTGCCCGACATGGGCTTCGTCGGCTTCAACTCGAGCTTCTGTACGTTGCTGTGCGCCGACCTCGCCGCGAACTGGCTGGTGCGTTACGCTGATGGCCAGCTCGCGCGCCAGCCGAGCGCGGCCGAGATGAACGACAACATCGCGATGATGCTGAATTTCAGGCGCGTCGAACGGCCGGCGGCGGGCGTCTATGGCGGGCTGTGCGTCGCGCCCTATCATTTCAAGCATTTCGACGAGCTGTTGGCCGATATCGGCGCCAAAACCTGGCGCCGCAACCCGCTCGTCGAAAAGTTCACGCCGCCCGACGCCGACGCCTATGCGCGCTTTCTTGCCACCGCGCCGGATTACAAGGCGGCGGCGTGA